A portion of the Tachysurus vachellii isolate PV-2020 chromosome 14, HZAU_Pvac_v1, whole genome shotgun sequence genome contains these proteins:
- the zgc:193726 gene encoding uncharacterized protein zgc:193726, whose product MCPVEMRVNMPLPWSVSVLLLSSVLGLPVDYNNTGNSTSSDDLTLKPYNISHNLSTTNRIAVSYCYLPTCSVHKLDEIVHKGDETADKKTQDPYGPGKK is encoded by the exons atgtgtcCAGTAGAAATGAGAGTCAACATGCCTCTTCCCTGGTCCGTCAGCGTACTTCTCCTCAGCTCTGTTCTCGGATTGCCTGTCGATTATAACAACACGGGAAACTCCACGAG CTCTGATGATTTGACATTAAAGCCATACAACATCTCCCATAATCTATCAAC GACTAATAGAATTGCAGTATCCTACTGTTATTTACCCACATGCAGCGTACATAAGCTGGATGAAATCGTTCATAAAGGAGATGAAACCGCAGACAAGAAAACACAAGATCCGTATGGACCGGGCAAGAAATGA